A window of Primulina huaijiensis isolate GDHJ02 chromosome 9, ASM1229523v2, whole genome shotgun sequence contains these coding sequences:
- the LOC140984039 gene encoding uncharacterized protein isoform X3, whose product MKPSAQLSSAVFLLTPTRTRCDLIIISNDKKEKIASGLLNPFLSHLKTAQDQISKGGYSILLEPKNGSDAAWFTKATLERFVCFVSTPEILERVHTLETEILQIEEAIITQSCKDIGQIIVEDHRETMRGSEGNKYLHDNEEKAIVLYKPEAPLPEADGSCLQEGNSKVQLLKILETRKTVLKKEQGMAFARAVAAGFDIDHVTPLLSFAESFGATRLLEACSRFINLWKSKDETGQWLELEASEVLATRSEFSAINASGIFLSGTTDKHDEPNHELATESNGKSCSTNNEADNSAPNGQQEYFQGQFPHLVFPSWSLNNPPGAQPVFPAYPVQGMPYYPTYAGSGPFFQPPHWPMEHASSNFGRQSGHRKQSSDGRDNNGSEMSDIERTRSLDDMQISAVFPDSRKLHRKSEGSNKKQSGTVVIRNINYITSKEKKSGNESNSDSDTDTDGEYKSSKGDGLGMIHQNSNRSLRNKGSHMNSLDNLSFNNVISNFGKDADDTHRKAFQNCLLQEGDEHASAYNKGMLAMQNNTKIRANTMGADPLAHGSPGRGALQVDRINGTHEIDERTFPRFRGSDDFIIGSRQNQQKFRNSLGALDVNCFEVATNLIDGESSQGMTDESFIVPFRTMSIDQVGGRDRSAIDMGSEIPSARQNFDVRNVVNYEPDGLSLMPERGTEKRSIGYDLTQDYEMQVCTESSQEKGKKEVADPKGGLRKLDKDKRLKVNSDPLSKQRTGGPIRKNKSSKMSPLEDARARAERLRSYKADLQKMKKEKEEAEMKRIEGLKRERQKRIASRGSSTTTSAKPSSLSPQMPTKLSPATDKGSKLGDSEPESSSPSQRSKIRTSVRASVPLKASVSSKLNEGGHVAANRLTRSASSLSEPKRDSQGVTPDCKASMALIRRLSKPKTNTNPPVMLSKARSVESVSKRKLSEGTERNKIPAIINLDRSKAVMLPELKIKTSKALVNSG is encoded by the exons ATGAAGCCGAGTGCTCAGCTGAGCTCGGCTGTTTTTCTTCTCACTCCGACTAGAACTCG GTGTGATTTGATTATCATATCAAAtgacaagaaagaaaaaattgcTTCGGGATTGCTGAATCCTTTTCTCTCCCATCTCAAGACTGCCCAAGATCAAATCTCGAAGGGTGGTTATTCAATTTTACTTGAGCCGAAAAATGGCAGTGATGCAGCTTGGTTTACGAAAGCAACTCTTGAAAG GTTTGTTTGTTTTGTGAGCACGCCGGAAATCTTGGAACGTGTGCACACGTTAGAGACTGAGATCTTACAGATTGAGGAGGCAATCATCACTCAGAGTTGCAAAGATATAGGGCAAATCATT GTGGAAGATCATCGAGAAACCATGAGAGGATCTGAAG gaaacaaatatttacatgATAACGAGGAGAAAGCAATTGTTCTTTACAAG CCCGAGGCACCACTTCCTGAAGCTGATGGGTCATGCTTGCAGGAGGGAAATTCTAA AGTTCAGCTTTTGAAAATCCTCGAAACACGCAAAACAGTGCTAAAAAAAGAACAAGGTATGGCATTTGCTCGTGCTGTGGCAGCTGGTTTTGATATTGATCATGTGACGCCACTTTTATCATTTGCTGAGAGCTTTGGGGCCACGCGATTACT AGAAGCATGCTCAAGATTCATAAATCTGTGGAAGAGTAAAGATGAAACTGGTCAATGGCTTGAACTTGAAGCATCAGAAGTGTTGGCCACTCGATCAGAGTTTTCTGCaataaatgcatctggtatttttTTGTCTGGCACTACTGACAAACATGATGAGCCAAACCATGAGCTGGCTACAGAGAGTAATGGGAAATCATGCTCGACCAATAATGAAG CAGATAACTCAGCTCCAAATGGTCAACAAGAATATTTTCAGGGACAGTTTCCTCATCTAGTTTTTCCTTCGTGGTCTTTGAATAATCCCCCCGGTGCCCAACCAGTATTTCCTGCATACCCTGTTCAAGGAATGCCATACTATCCGACTTACGCAGGCAGTGGCCCCTTTTTTCAGCCACCTCATTGGCCCATGGAGCACGCCTCATCAAATTTTGGTCGTCAATCAGGGCATAGAAAGCAATCAAGTGATGGTAGGGATAATAATGGTTCAGAAATGTCAGATATTGAGAGAACTAGATCATTGGATGATATGCAAATTAGTGCAGTGTTTCCAGACAGCCGTAAACTGCATAGAAAAAGTGAAGGATCTAATAAAAAACAATCTGGCACGGTTGTTATacgaaatattaattatataacttCGAAAGAGAAGAAATCTGGCAATGAATCCAACTCAGATTCAGATACTGACACTGATGGAgaatataaaagttctaagGGTGATGGTCTTGGGATGATCCATCAAAATAGTAACAGATCTTTGAGAAATAAAGGAAGCCATATGAATTCTTTGGATAATTTGAGTTTCAACAATGTAATTTCTAATTTTGGAAAAGATGCTGATGATACACATCGGAAGGCTTTTCAGAACTGTTTACTCCAGGAAGGTGATGAGCATGCTAGTGCTTACAACAAGGGCATGCTAGCTATgcaaaataatacaaaaatacgGGCAAACACAATGGGTGCTGATCCACTGGCTCATGGTTCACCGGGACGAGGTGCTTTACAAGTTGATAGGATTAATGGCACCCACGAAATTGATGAACGTACATTCCCTAGGTTCAGGGGATCAGATGATTTTATTATTGGCAGTCGACAGAACCAACAAAAATTCCGAAATTCATTGGGTGCACTAGATGTGAATTGTTTTGAGGTTGCCACCAATCTGATAGATGGAGAATCCTCTCAGGGAATGACCGACGAGTCTTTCATTGTACCATTTCGTACAATGTCAATAGATCAAGTTGGAGGCAGGGATAGATCTGCTATTGATATGGGCTCTGAGATTCCATCAGCACGTCAAAATTTTGATGTTAGGAATGTAGTCAATTATGAACCTGATGGTTTAAGCTTAATGCCAGAACGTGGAACTGAGAAGAGATCAATCGGATATGACCTTACTCAGGACTATGAAATGCAGGTCTGTACTGAGAGTTCTcaggaaaaagggaaaaaagaaGTTGCTGACCCAAAGGGAGGATTACGGAAATTAGATAAGGATAAGAGATTGAAGGTCAACTCGGATCCTTTGAGTAAGCAAAGAACTGGAGGTCCTATAAGGAAAAACAAGTCTTCAAAGATGAGTCCTTTAGAAGATGCACGTGCCCGTGCTGAGAGGCTGAGATCCTATAAAGCTGATctgcagaaaatgaaaaaagagaag GAAGAGGCTGAAATGAAGAGAATTGAAGGTTTAAAGCGAGAGAGGCAAAAGAGAATTGCGTCGAGGGGCAGTTCCACCACCACTTCTGCAAAACCATCCTCACTCTCACCTCAAATGCCAACAAAGCTATCTCCAGCCACTGATAAAGGATCTAAGTTAGGTGATTCTGAGCCTGAGTCCTCATCACCCTCGCAGAGATCAAAAATTAGAACTTCAGTTAGAGCGAGTGTGCCACTCAAAGCTTCGGTATCCAGTAAACTAAATGAGGGGGGTCATGTGGCAGCTAATAGATTGACTAGGTCCGCATCATCATTATCTGAACCGAAAAGAGATAGTCAGGGTGTTACACCTGATTGTAAGGCTTCCATGGCGCTAATTAGGAGGTTATCAAAGCCTAAAACAAACACCAACCCTCCTGTTATGTTGTCGAAGGCACGAAGTGTTGAATCAGTATCAAAGAGGAAGTTGTCTGAGGGGACTGAGAGGAACAAAATACCTGCTATCATAAACCTAGACAGAAGTAAAGCTGTGATGCTGCCTGAATTGAAGATTAAAACATCAAAAGCGCTTGTAAATTCAG GTTAA